Proteins encoded together in one Pseudomonas sp. Seg1 window:
- a CDS encoding DUF2625 domain-containing protein, which yields MKSPQELIDHYNPALPFIEKMLEDAALDFLLLPPSSRNVEVLYGLQVSTRSTLGSIAYDTGGLVIDHGWLRVLGSGDPQLSRNLIDWNEGRGVGYLLVADDAVGGFFAINSGALGDDMGAMYYWAPDTLRWEPLEIGYTDFLGWAVSERLAMFYDGLRWNGWQHDLETLKTDQCFSFFPFLWTREGSVEGSKRTMIGIGEQFEMNVELAATLDNRA from the coding sequence ATGAAAAGCCCGCAAGAGCTGATAGATCACTACAACCCCGCGTTGCCCTTCATAGAAAAAATGCTCGAAGACGCTGCTCTGGACTTCCTGCTGTTGCCGCCGTCCTCCAGAAACGTCGAGGTGCTGTACGGCCTTCAAGTATCGACCCGATCAACCTTGGGTTCGATTGCCTACGACACGGGCGGGCTTGTCATCGACCACGGCTGGCTGCGTGTACTCGGTTCAGGCGACCCACAGTTGTCGCGAAATCTGATCGACTGGAATGAGGGCCGTGGGGTGGGTTATCTGCTGGTCGCCGACGATGCTGTGGGCGGATTCTTTGCCATCAATAGCGGCGCCTTGGGTGATGACATGGGGGCGATGTATTACTGGGCTCCCGATACATTGCGTTGGGAACCGTTGGAAATTGGTTACACCGATTTTCTGGGTTGGGCAGTAAGCGAACGCCTGGCAATGTTTTACGACGGTCTGCGCTGGAACGGATGGCAGCACGATCTGGAGACACTGAAAACCGATCAGTGCTTTTCGTTCTTTCCGTTTCTGTGGACCCGTGAAGGGTCAGTTGAAGGCAGTAAGCGGACGATGATTGGGATTGGTGAGCAATTCGAGATGAATGTCGAGTTAGCCGCGACGCTCGACAATCGGGCGTAG
- a CDS encoding TIGR02466 family protein — MPSTCNRVDPQLIKIRRLFTTPLASIQYPDAEKLNDELKTLITRRMAKDRNGAQRSNDGGWQSSSDFPAWGGDACNALVRFATEFAVQLTAVHSDQYGLTEPAFEWKLNAWANVNEAGHSNALHGHPGAFWSGVYWVDDGGREDDPDVGGDLEFIDPRGMVASTYNPALRMRVEDCLTAGFSCTCAARSGTFLMFPSWLMHSVKRYEGTRPRISIAFNFGA; from the coding sequence ATGCCGTCGACTTGTAATCGGGTAGACCCTCAACTGATAAAGATTCGTCGACTGTTCACAACGCCGCTGGCAAGTATTCAGTATCCGGATGCAGAAAAGCTCAACGACGAGCTGAAAACCCTGATTACCCGGCGAATGGCCAAAGATCGCAACGGTGCACAGCGCAGCAATGACGGCGGCTGGCAATCCTCGAGTGATTTCCCGGCGTGGGGAGGGGATGCTTGCAATGCTCTGGTCAGATTTGCCACAGAGTTCGCCGTTCAACTGACAGCGGTGCACAGCGATCAATACGGACTGACCGAGCCCGCTTTCGAATGGAAGCTCAATGCCTGGGCCAACGTCAACGAAGCGGGTCACAGCAATGCACTCCACGGTCACCCCGGTGCGTTCTGGTCAGGGGTGTACTGGGTCGATGATGGCGGCCGCGAGGATGACCCGGACGTTGGCGGTGATCTTGAGTTTATAGATCCACGCGGCATGGTTGCATCGACCTACAATCCGGCTCTGCGCATGAGAGTTGAAGATTGCCTGACGGCCGGATTCAGCTGTACGTGCGCCGCCAGAAGTGGAACTTTTCTCATGTTTCCGTCGTGGCTGATGCATTCAGTAAAACGTTATGAGGGGACGAGGCCGCGAATTTCCATCGCCTTCAACTTTGGCGCTTGA
- the gstA gene encoding glutathione transferase GstA, producing the protein MKLYFAPMTCSLSPHIVLRELDLPFELVRVNNQTKRTADGRDFREINPKGYVAALVLDNGEVLTEGPAIVQFLADQVPGNALAPAQGTWERTRLQEHLNFISSEIHGGSAPLFNSEIPQAVKAIFKHTLFKRLDFLSQMLATQDYLMGTFGVADAYLFTVLQWLPVFKINIEQWPTLAAYIKRIAERPSVRAAIAAEEATLPI; encoded by the coding sequence ATGAAACTGTATTTCGCGCCGATGACCTGCTCGTTGTCACCGCACATTGTGCTGCGGGAACTCGACCTGCCCTTTGAACTGGTTCGCGTGAACAACCAGACCAAACGCACAGCCGACGGCCGTGACTTTCGGGAGATCAATCCCAAGGGCTATGTTGCTGCGCTGGTGCTGGATAACGGTGAGGTGCTGACGGAGGGGCCGGCGATTGTGCAGTTTCTCGCTGACCAGGTTCCCGGGAACGCATTGGCGCCGGCTCAGGGCACTTGGGAGCGCACGCGGTTACAGGAACACCTGAATTTCATCAGCAGTGAAATCCATGGCGGCAGCGCGCCGCTGTTTAACAGCGAGATCCCGCAGGCGGTCAAGGCGATCTTCAAACACACCCTGTTCAAGCGGCTGGACTTCCTGAGCCAGATGCTTGCGACGCAGGATTACCTGATGGGCACATTCGGTGTCGCCGATGCTTATCTGTTTACCGTGCTGCAATGGCTGCCGGTGTTCAAGATCAACATCGAGCAGTGGCCGACGCTCGCTGCCTACATCAAGCGCATTGCCGAACGCCCGAGCGTGCGCGCGGCCATTGCAGCAGAAGAAGCCACACTGCCGATCTGA
- a CDS encoding cupin domain-containing protein — protein MRRPLFLATAAILASLAGAAHAADATPKSWQQGLSRTDLVRQDLGAADREVIQARVDFEPGVTSPRHAHPGVEVAFVINGTFEYQLEGRAPVTLKAGDSLFIPEGVAHIASNIGTDKGSELATYIVKKGDPLLILKP, from the coding sequence ATGCGCCGTCCATTGTTTCTGGCTACCGCTGCAATACTCGCGTCCCTGGCCGGCGCCGCACATGCCGCTGACGCAACACCCAAGAGTTGGCAGCAAGGTCTGAGCCGTACCGATCTGGTACGCCAGGACCTCGGCGCCGCCGATCGCGAAGTGATTCAGGCACGGGTCGATTTCGAACCGGGCGTGACCTCGCCACGGCATGCGCATCCCGGTGTCGAGGTGGCGTTCGTGATCAACGGCACCTTCGAATATCAACTGGAGGGCAGGGCGCCCGTGACGCTGAAGGCTGGGGATTCGCTGTTTATCCCGGAGGGTGTTGCGCATATCGCCAGCAACATCGGCACTGACAAGGGCTCAGAGTTGGCGACGTATATTGTGAAGAAAGGCGATCCGTTATTGATTCTCAAGCCGTAG
- a CDS encoding helix-turn-helix transcriptional regulator, with the protein MHEITLPPYENTSHDAVVTARDYADGTLFPTHDHPRGQFAYAAKGVITVFTEQGNWVVPPQRGVWVPAQLSHAMQMRGPVTLHNTYIDPAAAQRLGLSEQCQVVEVSPLLRQLLWKAIEVPAGYSAEGRDGFLMGLLLHEIAAMPALSLNAPLPAEPRLALVCREFLARPSLEVGIDDMARRTGMSRRSFTRHFRLHTGISYVEWRQQACLLAAIILLGQGQSITEVAMVLGYSSSSAFATVFKQVLGEVPSRYFSGQPQ; encoded by the coding sequence ATGCACGAAATAACCCTGCCTCCTTACGAAAACACATCGCACGACGCTGTCGTGACAGCGCGGGATTATGCCGACGGAACGCTGTTCCCGACCCACGATCATCCGCGTGGGCAGTTCGCGTACGCAGCTAAGGGTGTCATCACCGTGTTCACCGAGCAGGGCAACTGGGTGGTACCGCCCCAGCGCGGCGTGTGGGTTCCGGCGCAACTGTCACATGCGATGCAAATGCGTGGCCCGGTGACCCTGCACAATACCTATATCGACCCCGCTGCCGCGCAGCGACTCGGGTTGTCCGAGCAATGTCAGGTCGTGGAGGTGTCGCCATTGCTGCGACAGTTGCTGTGGAAGGCAATCGAAGTGCCTGCGGGATACTCCGCCGAGGGCCGCGATGGCTTTCTGATGGGATTGTTGCTGCATGAAATTGCCGCCATGCCGGCCCTGTCACTCAATGCCCCGCTCCCGGCCGAGCCACGTCTGGCGTTGGTCTGCCGCGAGTTCCTCGCCCGGCCTTCGCTGGAAGTGGGGATCGATGATATGGCGCGACGCACGGGAATGAGCCGCCGCAGCTTCACCCGCCATTTTCGGCTGCACACCGGTATCAGTTACGTCGAATGGCGCCAACAGGCGTGCCTGCTCGCGGCGATCATTTTGTTGGGACAAGGTCAGTCGATCACAGAGGTCGCCATGGTCTTGGGTTACAGCAGCTCAAGTGCTTTTGCGACGGTTTTCAAACAGGTGCTGGGCGAGGTGCCGAGTCGGTACTTTTCGGGTCAGCCGCAGTAG
- a CDS encoding nitrilase-related carbon-nitrogen hydrolase: protein MLTAFLQYPVSFGDPAANFNKIRDAVGSAQFDLLVMPELCTIGYFHDSREALSLHAESPLDGPTAQFLLQLSAEKNATLIAGIAERDGDQIYNTAIVVSRGRWLGKQRKCHLSRIEKLIFTPGDSLECFDDGFCRFGVLTCFDLWMPEAARLLVREGAQLLCCPANYGGPWTTQLARIRAMENATPLICANRTGVEMYEGEEATFRGESQIVGPMGEVWTCATEETSLGLSIIDPAAHVLKANPMCDDLMAEASRYALSGPHLK from the coding sequence ATGCTGACCGCTTTTTTGCAGTACCCGGTTTCATTTGGTGACCCAGCCGCAAATTTCAATAAAATTCGCGATGCGGTTGGCTCGGCACAATTTGATCTCTTGGTAATGCCCGAGCTTTGCACCATCGGCTACTTTCACGACTCGCGTGAGGCATTGTCTCTTCATGCTGAATCGCCGCTCGATGGGCCGACGGCGCAATTCTTACTGCAACTTTCGGCGGAGAAGAATGCAACGCTGATTGCGGGTATCGCCGAGCGTGACGGCGATCAAATCTACAATACGGCGATTGTCGTATCGCGAGGACGCTGGCTGGGCAAGCAACGCAAGTGCCACCTGTCTCGTATAGAAAAGCTGATCTTCACCCCAGGCGATTCATTGGAGTGTTTCGATGACGGATTCTGCCGTTTCGGTGTTCTGACCTGTTTCGACCTTTGGATGCCAGAAGCCGCTCGCCTGTTGGTGCGCGAAGGTGCGCAGTTACTGTGTTGTCCAGCCAACTATGGTGGGCCTTGGACAACCCAGCTTGCGCGCATTCGCGCAATGGAAAACGCCACTCCGCTTATCTGTGCCAATCGTACGGGTGTGGAAATGTATGAAGGGGAAGAGGCGACATTCCGAGGTGAAAGCCAGATTGTCGGGCCTATGGGAGAAGTCTGGACTTGCGCCACAGAAGAGACGTCGCTGGGTTTGTCGATAATCGACCCGGCTGCACACGTCCTCAAGGCGAATCCTATGTGCGATGACTTGATGGCAGAGGCAAGCCGCTACGCTTTATCTGGCCCACACTTAAAATGA
- a CDS encoding transcriptional regulator GcvA encodes MVVRLPSLNGLRAFECAARHMSFTKAAQELNVTQTAISHQIRRLEEELGVPLFLRLKDGLALTESGHAYLPGVRSAFHELRYSTEQLLASRNNDVLTISTLVSVASKWLLPRLPAFQKAFPDIDVRVSASTDLVDFHHGGIDAAIRYGRGDWKDLRADFLMSDEVFPVCSPALLSGTKALNTPADLINNTMLQVSGMTAGDWNLWLRAAGQPPRLAEAPRLTFDLAMMAVQAAVDGQGLCIGRSTYVDDDLRAGRLVAPFDLRLQDDLGFYLVTPHETADSKKIVALRTWLMQQSSETFV; translated from the coding sequence ATGGTGGTCAGGTTGCCTTCTCTCAATGGCTTGAGAGCCTTCGAATGTGCCGCTCGCCACATGAGCTTTACCAAGGCTGCGCAAGAGCTGAACGTCACCCAGACCGCCATCAGTCACCAGATCCGCCGCCTCGAAGAAGAGCTGGGTGTGCCGCTGTTTCTGCGACTCAAGGACGGCCTGGCGCTGACGGAAAGCGGGCACGCCTACTTGCCGGGTGTACGCTCGGCATTCCATGAATTGCGCTATTCGACGGAGCAGTTGCTGGCGTCGCGCAACAACGATGTGCTGACCATCAGCACGTTGGTGTCAGTGGCGTCCAAGTGGCTATTGCCGCGCCTGCCGGCGTTTCAAAAAGCCTTTCCGGATATCGATGTGCGGGTCAGTGCATCCACCGATCTGGTGGATTTTCATCACGGCGGTATTGATGCGGCGATTCGCTATGGTCGAGGTGACTGGAAGGACTTGCGCGCTGATTTCCTGATGTCCGATGAGGTCTTTCCGGTGTGCAGTCCGGCATTGCTCAGCGGCACGAAGGCACTGAACACACCCGCCGACTTGATCAACAACACGATGCTGCAAGTCAGTGGCATGACCGCCGGCGACTGGAACCTCTGGTTGCGCGCGGCAGGGCAGCCACCTCGACTGGCCGAAGCACCACGGCTGACCTTCGATCTGGCAATGATGGCGGTGCAGGCCGCCGTCGACGGGCAGGGCTTATGCATCGGGCGCTCAACCTATGTGGATGATGATCTGCGGGCGGGCCGACTGGTGGCGCCGTTTGATCTGCGTCTGCAAGACGATCTGGGTTTCTATCTGGTGACGCCGCATGAAACAGCGGACTCGAAGAAAATCGTCGCCCTGAGAACATGGCTGATGCAGCAAAGCAGCGAAACGTTTGTATAA
- a CDS encoding DUF6124 family protein has translation MSQPPEPTATDLVSPYASPNSRKLHEAAERALDHYLLPAAIMATPYTPNALFMTNPQADTESLLTNACGSLASASVMLGNFAGVLEGSNRHTLLGIAQVVMLGELAVNKALDLVVPTD, from the coding sequence ATGTCCCAGCCACCCGAACCAACGGCCACAGACCTGGTGTCCCCGTACGCATCGCCCAATTCAAGAAAGCTCCACGAAGCGGCCGAGCGGGCGCTTGATCATTACCTGTTGCCTGCCGCGATCATGGCCACACCTTACACACCCAACGCTCTGTTCATGACCAACCCGCAAGCAGACACTGAGTCGTTGCTGACCAACGCTTGCGGGTCCCTGGCGTCCGCCTCGGTCATGCTCGGCAATTTTGCCGGGGTGCTAGAGGGATCAAATCGCCATACGCTGCTGGGCATTGCGCAAGTGGTCATGTTGGGAGAGTTGGCGGTGAACAAGGCGTTGGATCTTGTTGTGCCAACCGATTGA
- a CDS encoding response regulator: protein MTTILVVDDEYLIADILGFALEDDGFMVVKASNGKKGLEVLERERPDLIITDFMMPVMDGLEFAKAVRALPSANLLPIILISGAQAHLGMERSDLFDAVLEKPFNIDSILATVRRLLAAQ from the coding sequence ATGACCACCATCTTGGTCGTCGACGACGAATATTTGATTGCTGATATTCTCGGCTTTGCGCTGGAGGATGACGGCTTCATGGTAGTGAAAGCCAGCAATGGCAAAAAAGGGCTCGAGGTGCTTGAGCGAGAGCGGCCTGACCTGATCATTACCGACTTCATGATGCCTGTCATGGACGGACTCGAATTTGCCAAGGCCGTTCGCGCCTTGCCGTCGGCCAACCTCTTGCCGATCATTCTGATTAGCGGCGCGCAAGCGCACCTGGGCATGGAGAGGTCTGATCTGTTCGATGCTGTCCTGGAAAAGCCATTCAACATCGATTCGATCCTTGCCACTGTAAGGCGACTTCTGGCTGCACAGTGA
- a CDS encoding RidA family protein: MANQDITFTPDPDADSISSDVATFGGIMVSTQIPTRADGSLELGGITEQSECTLQALKVALERAGSSMDRVMHLTIYLTDMADRAAFNEVYKRFFAKPWPVRAAVGVASLAVEGMRVEVTAMAAKA, translated from the coding sequence ATGGCCAACCAAGACATCACCTTTACCCCGGATCCGGACGCCGACTCCATTTCCTCCGACGTCGCGACCTTCGGTGGGATCATGGTCTCCACCCAGATCCCGACCCGTGCCGATGGCAGCCTGGAACTGGGCGGCATCACCGAACAAAGCGAATGCACCCTGCAAGCACTGAAGGTTGCGCTGGAACGCGCCGGCAGTTCGATGGATCGGGTGATGCATCTGACCATCTACCTGACCGACATGGCTGACCGCGCAGCATTCAACGAGGTGTACAAGCGCTTCTTCGCCAAGCCGTGGCCTGTGCGTGCGGCGGTCGGCGTTGCCTCGCTGGCCGTTGAAGGCATGCGTGTGGAAGTGACTGCGATGGCTGCAAAGGCCTGA
- a CDS encoding EamA family transporter yields MQKKHLLLAVLVTAVWGINFPVTRLGLADIDPLLLTALRFALAALPWVFIVERPRVAFRWVAAYGLIFGVAMWAMINQGIAWGVPPGTASLLIQLSAFFTLGWGVLLFGERVGRLQWLASGLAAAGLMGIVLCRPGDASTAGFALVIGSAVAWSIGNIIIKVSKVREIFAFVVWASLFPPIPLLLMTWLLHGSAPFTALPAQLNAMTLFSLAFQVYAATHFSYWGWNLLLREYPVSRVAPLSLLIPVFGIASSMVILGQKPSPSNWALIWLVLLALALGSGSAQAVWGRLRTHGRTLNDQIRGVHE; encoded by the coding sequence ATGCAGAAGAAACATCTTTTACTCGCCGTGCTGGTGACGGCCGTTTGGGGAATTAACTTCCCCGTGACCCGCCTCGGTCTTGCCGACATCGACCCACTGTTGCTGACGGCATTGCGTTTCGCACTGGCTGCCTTGCCTTGGGTTTTTATCGTCGAGCGACCCCGTGTAGCCTTTCGTTGGGTGGCCGCTTACGGACTGATTTTTGGCGTCGCCATGTGGGCCATGATCAACCAGGGGATTGCATGGGGCGTGCCGCCCGGTACGGCATCGCTGCTGATCCAGCTCAGTGCATTTTTCACTCTGGGCTGGGGTGTGCTGTTGTTCGGCGAGCGCGTGGGACGACTGCAATGGCTGGCGAGTGGGCTGGCTGCCGCAGGGTTGATGGGGATTGTGCTGTGCAGGCCCGGTGACGCATCGACGGCAGGTTTTGCGCTGGTCATTGGCAGCGCCGTGGCATGGAGCATCGGCAACATCATTATCAAAGTGTCGAAGGTGCGTGAGATCTTCGCCTTCGTGGTCTGGGCGAGTCTGTTTCCACCCATTCCCCTGTTGCTGATGACATGGCTGTTACATGGCTCGGCGCCGTTTACCGCGTTACCCGCGCAGCTCAATGCGATGACGCTGTTTTCACTGGCGTTCCAGGTCTATGCCGCGACGCACTTCAGTTACTGGGGCTGGAATCTGTTGTTGCGGGAATATCCGGTGTCACGGGTGGCACCGCTGTCATTGTTGATTCCGGTATTTGGCATCGCCAGTTCAATGGTCATTCTTGGTCAAAAACCGAGTCCGTCCAATTGGGCCTTGATCTGGCTGGTTCTGCTGGCACTTGCCTTGGGTTCCGGCAGCGCTCAGGCAGTGTGGGGACGTCTTCGCACACACGGGCGCACGTTGAACGATCAGATCAGGGGCGTTCACGAATAG
- a CDS encoding U32 family peptidase, whose product MSLPKHHLELLSPARDVAIAREAILHGADAVYIGGPSFGARHNACNEVSEIAGLVEFARKYHARIFTTINTILHDNELEPARKLIHQLYDAGVDALIVQDLGVMELDIPPIELHASTQTDIRTLERAKFLDQAGFSQLVLARELNLQEIRAIADETDAAIEFFIHGALCVAFSGQCNISHAQTGRSANRGDCSQACRLPYTLKDEKGGVIAYEKHLLSMKDNNQSANIRALVEAGVRSFKIEGRYKDMGYVKNITAYYRQRLDDVLEDRPDLARASSGRTAHFFLPDPEKTFHRGSTDYFVTDRKIDIGAFDSPTFTGLPVGTVEKVGKRDMQVVTHEPLSNGDGLNVLVKREVVGFRANIAEPKGEFEEDGEKRYRYRVEPNEMPEGLFKLRPSHPLNRNLDHNWQQALQKTSSERRVALSWFARLREEQLEITATSEEGISVSVTLAGPFGVANKPEQALEQLRDLLGQLGTTQYHATDIKLDAPQAFFIPNSQLKSLRREVIEALTAARVAAHPRGSRKAETSPPPVYPDSHLTFLANVYNQKARDFYHRHGVKLIDAAYEAHEEPGEVPVMITKHCLRFSFNLCPKQAKGVTGVRTKVAPMQLIHGDEVLTLKFDCKPCEMHIIGKMKGHILNLPQPGSVVGHISPEDLMKTIPRAPH is encoded by the coding sequence ATGTCCTTGCCCAAGCATCATCTGGAATTGCTCAGCCCTGCCCGCGATGTCGCCATCGCCCGTGAGGCGATCCTGCACGGCGCCGACGCCGTGTACATCGGTGGCCCGAGCTTCGGCGCCCGCCACAACGCCTGCAACGAAGTGAGCGAGATAGCCGGTCTGGTGGAATTCGCCCGCAAGTATCACGCGCGCATCTTCACCACCATCAATACCATCCTGCACGACAACGAACTGGAGCCGGCGCGCAAGCTGATCCATCAGTTGTACGACGCCGGGGTCGACGCGCTGATCGTTCAGGATCTGGGCGTGATGGAGCTGGACATTCCGCCGATCGAGCTGCACGCCTCGACCCAGACCGACATCCGCACGCTGGAGCGGGCGAAGTTCCTCGACCAGGCCGGTTTCTCGCAACTGGTGCTGGCCCGTGAGCTGAACCTGCAAGAAATCCGCGCGATCGCCGACGAAACCGACGCCGCCATCGAATTCTTCATTCATGGCGCGTTGTGCGTGGCGTTCTCCGGCCAGTGCAACATTTCCCACGCGCAGACCGGGCGCAGCGCCAACCGTGGCGACTGCTCGCAGGCCTGCCGTTTGCCGTACACCCTCAAAGACGAAAAGGGTGGCGTGATCGCCTACGAAAAACACCTGCTGTCGATGAAAGACAACAACCAGAGCGCCAACATCCGTGCCCTGGTCGAAGCCGGTGTGCGCTCGTTCAAGATCGAAGGTCGCTACAAAGACATGGGCTATGTGAAGAACATCACGGCCTATTACCGCCAGCGCCTCGACGACGTGCTCGAAGATCGTCCGGACCTGGCCCGCGCCTCCAGCGGCCGCACCGCACACTTCTTCCTGCCGGACCCGGAAAAGACGTTCCACCGTGGCAGCACCGACTACTTCGTCACTGATCGCAAGATCGACATCGGCGCCTTCGACTCACCGACCTTCACCGGTCTGCCGGTGGGCACCGTCGAGAAAGTCGGCAAGCGTGACATGCAGGTCGTGACCCACGAACCGCTGTCCAACGGCGATGGCCTGAACGTGCTGGTCAAGCGTGAAGTGGTCGGTTTCCGCGCCAACATCGCCGAGCCAAAAGGCGAGTTCGAGGAAGACGGCGAGAAGCGCTATCGCTACCGCGTCGAGCCGAACGAAATGCCCGAAGGCCTGTTCAAGCTGCGCCCGAGCCACCCGCTCAATCGCAACCTCGACCACAACTGGCAACAGGCGCTGCAAAAGACCTCTTCCGAGCGTCGTGTGGCCCTGAGCTGGTTCGCCCGTCTGCGTGAAGAACAGCTGGAAATCACCGCTACCAGCGAAGAAGGCATCAGCGTCAGCGTCACCCTCGCCGGTCCGTTCGGTGTGGCCAACAAGCCTGAGCAAGCGCTGGAGCAATTGCGCGATCTGCTCGGCCAGCTCGGCACCACGCAGTACCACGCCACCGACATCAAACTCGATGCGCCACAGGCCTTCTTCATCCCCAACTCGCAGCTTAAATCCCTGCGCCGTGAAGTGATCGAAGCCCTGACTGCCGCCCGTGTCGCCGCGCATCCGCGTGGCAGCCGCAAAGCCGAAACCAGCCCGCCGCCGGTGTACCCGGATTCGCACCTGACGTTCCTCGCCAACGTGTACAACCAGAAGGCGCGCGACTTCTACCACCGTCACGGCGTGAAGCTGATCGATGCGGCGTACGAGGCGCACGAAGAGCCAGGCGAAGTGCCGGTGATGATCACCAAGCACTGCCTGCGTTTCTCCTTCAACCTGTGCCCGAAACAGGCCAAAGGCGTGACCGGTGTGCGCACCAAAGTCGCGCCAATGCAGTTGATCCACGGCGATGAAGTGCTGACGCTGAAGTTCGATTGCAAGCCGTGCGAGATGCACATCATCGGCAAGATGAAAGGCCACATCCTCAACCTGCCGCAACCGGGCAGCGTGGTCGGCCACATCAGCCCCGAAGACCTGATGAAAACCATCCCGCGCGCACCGCACTGA
- a CDS encoding alpha/beta hydrolase, with product MKMALHTRKTAFGLSMLALSLFGAFGTAQAQTTEPAAVSYSAPSLFGPLKHVQAGVLDVAYAETGPADGPVVILLHGWPYDIHSYDEVAPLLAAKGYRVLMPYARGYGDTQFLSKDTLRNGQPAALASDVIDFMDALKIKQAVLGGYDWGARSADIVSALWPERVKALVSVSGYLIGNQAAGQDPLPPKAELQWWYQFYFATDRGRDGYQKNTHDFAKLIWQLASPQWKFDDATFDSSAKALQNPDHVDITVFNYRWRLGLVQGEAKYAALEQKLATAPSISVPTITLEGDANGAPHPAPEDYAKRFTGKYQFRLINGGIGHNLPQEDPQAFAQAVIDADHL from the coding sequence ATGAAGATGGCACTGCACACCCGCAAAACCGCTTTCGGACTTTCGATGCTGGCGCTGTCGCTGTTCGGCGCTTTTGGCACGGCTCAGGCACAAACCACTGAACCTGCTGCGGTCAGCTATTCGGCGCCCTCGCTCTTCGGCCCGCTGAAACATGTGCAGGCGGGTGTGCTGGATGTGGCCTACGCCGAAACCGGCCCGGCCGATGGCCCGGTGGTGATTCTGCTGCACGGCTGGCCCTACGACATTCACAGCTACGACGAGGTCGCGCCGTTGCTGGCAGCCAAGGGTTACCGCGTGCTGATGCCATATGCGCGGGGTTATGGCGATACGCAATTCCTCTCCAAGGACACCCTGCGCAACGGCCAACCGGCGGCGCTGGCCAGTGACGTCATCGATTTCATGGACGCACTGAAGATCAAGCAAGCGGTGCTCGGCGGCTATGACTGGGGCGCACGTTCGGCGGACATCGTCTCGGCGCTGTGGCCGGAAAGGGTCAAGGCGCTGGTCTCGGTCAGCGGCTATCTGATCGGCAACCAGGCCGCCGGGCAGGATCCGCTGCCGCCCAAGGCTGAATTGCAGTGGTGGTATCAGTTCTACTTCGCCACCGACCGTGGTCGCGACGGCTACCAGAAAAACACCCACGACTTCGCCAAGCTGATCTGGCAACTGGCGTCACCGCAGTGGAAATTCGACGACGCCACCTTCGACAGTTCCGCCAAAGCGCTGCAGAACCCGGATCACGTCGACATCACCGTGTTCAACTATCGCTGGCGTCTGGGCCTGGTGCAGGGCGAAGCGAAATACGCAGCACTGGAACAAAAACTGGCCACCGCGCCGTCGATCAGCGTGCCGACCATCACCCTTGAAGGCGACGCCAACGGCGCACCGCACCCGGCGCCCGAGGATTACGCCAAGCGTTTTACTGGCAAATATCAGTTCCGCTTGATCAACGGCGGGATTGGCCACAACTTGCCGCAGGAAGACCCGCAGGCGTTTGCGCAAGCGGTGATCGACGCCGATCACCTGTAG